In Terriglobus aquaticus, the genomic window CAGCCACAGCCGCATGGTGCAGCAGGCGTTGAGCATTGAGCAGACGATTCGCACTGCCGTGAACCGGCCAGTGAAGATCTGGTCGCGCGCCGGGACGCACACGCTTGAGGCTTCGGCCAGCATCGGTTCAGCCATGTACCCGATGGACAGCACCGATCCGGATGAGCTGTGCCGCATCGCGGATCAGCGCATGTATCAGGAAAAGGGGCGCGACCCTGCAAGCAGGGCCGGCCTGGAACGGATGCTCTCGCTGCTGACGACCAAGTAGGTGCGCGGGGGCTGCCCGACAGGCGCTGTGCGTTCGGTTCTTTCTCAGCGCGGCTGCGTCGACCTACTTCTTGGGAACGAGCTTGATCTCGAAGATAGCGGGCCACTGCTTCCCGGTGACGAAGAGGCGGTCATGCTGGGCGTCGTAGGCGATGCCGTTGAGCACCGACTCGGCGTTGACGCGCTGTGAGTCCGGAAGAATGCCGTGCAGGTCGATCCAGCCAAGCACCGCACCGTCTTTGGGCGAGATGCGGGCGATGCGATCGTCGTGCCACACGTTAGCGTAGATCTCGCCTTTCACGAACTCCAGTTCGTTGAGCATCTCGATCTTTTTGGGGCCGTCGTGCGCGACGATGTGGCGCGTCTCCGCAAACGTGGCGGGATTGCGGAAGCGCAGGGTGCTCGTGCCGTCGCTGGTGATGATGCTGGCTTTGTCGTGCGTCATGCCCCAGCCTTCGCCGGTGTAGGTGAACTGCTTGACCGGGCGGAAGGAGAAGCGGTCATAGACAAAGCAGACGTGCGACTTCCAGGTCCACTCGTAGATATTGGCGCCCCAGTCGACAATGCCTTCGCCGAAGTACTGCTGAGGGAGGTCGCGCTTCTGAATGGGCTGACCGGTCGAGGGAGCAATGGCCATCAGGGCCGACTGGCCTTCCATGCCGGTGCCTTCGTAGAACAGACCGTCCAGGAAGAAGAAGCCTTCGGTGTAGCTCTGGGTAGAGTGCGGAAAGCGCTGCACCACCTGGTAGCCATAGGTAGGCGCGGCCGCCCGTGCGGGCAGGGGGTTGCACCCAGTCAACACACACGCTGAAAGCACACCGGCCAGGGCAAGCAGAGAACCCGATCGCATCGTCACTCCCACAGCTTAGACGGTCCGGCGAGTCTGTGAGACCAAGCTGGCGTGGTGGTGACTTGAAGCCGACATATCGGTACTAATCTCGCTGGTCTTTGAGGAGCTGTATGGAAGAATGGGTCACGTTCGGTATCAGGCTGACCCATGTATATTCTTGCGCATTCAAAAACGTCGATCCGAGCTGTCGTGTGTCTGATTTTGTGTTCGCTTCCACTTAGCGCTTTGGCTCAATTGCGCCAGCTCCAGCAATTTTCATTTGCTCAGAAGCAGCCTGCGTGGACTCTTGGGGATATGCATGGGCTTTTTGGACAGCAGGCCTTGGCCCTGACGCAGACAGGTGACCTGCTGATTTTTTCTTCCCGACGAACGGGAGTATGGGAACTGTATCGGGTACAGGGCTGGGACACAGGGCGACCGGTGATCGACCACCTGCAATTAGCCGATTACTTTTCTTCCCATGACCAGCATGATCTCGAGCAAACAGATGTGAAGCTCTACATCAGTCCTGATGGGATGAACGTTGTTTGTGTTGGGAGTGCATTTTGGCTCAAGCGGGTATACGGGAAGGCTGTAGGCAAATCTCGGACGAACAGCATTATCACCGTTGTCGATCTCACGACGTTCAAGCCTGTAAAAAGGGCCGAGACAAAGGAACTTGACTTACTGGAATTCCAATCAGTCAAGATGGATAAAGAAGGACGAATCCTGGTGGGCAGCAGTGTGTTTGGAGACACTCCCCAAGGAGAGTTCGTCCAGCTCGCCGTGCCGTCCCTCGACGTGGGACAGAAATGCATATACGCGATGGCGAAGCGTGATCATACGGCAGAGCAGGCCGTAGCTAAGACGCCTGACGCCTGTAGACGAGATCTGGGGACGGTGTCTCTTGAGGAATATCTGAAGCGAGCAGCAGCTATTCCGGCTGCAGCTGGCTTTATGTGTAAAGACGCGAAGGCCGAATACTGCCCCCAGCCGGTTCGCTTCACACCGGATGATCGGTTTGGATTGGGAATACGGACCGAGGGACATGATGA contains:
- a CDS encoding glutaminyl-peptide cyclotransferase; the encoded protein is MRSGSLLALAGVLSACVLTGCNPLPARAAAPTYGYQVVQRFPHSTQSYTEGFFFLDGLFYEGTGMEGQSALMAIAPSTGQPIQKRDLPQQYFGEGIVDWGANIYEWTWKSHVCFVYDRFSFRPVKQFTYTGEGWGMTHDKASIITSDGTSTLRFRNPATFAETRHIVAHDGPKKIEMLNELEFVKGEIYANVWHDDRIARISPKDGAVLGWIDLHGILPDSQRVNAESVLNGIAYDAQHDRLFVTGKQWPAIFEIKLVPKK